The Arachis ipaensis cultivar K30076 chromosome B07, Araip1.1, whole genome shotgun sequence genome includes a window with the following:
- the LOC110265173 gene encoding homogentisate phytyltransferase 1, chloroplastic-like yields MSLSFLVVQKSSDISPLFFTGVLEAVVAALFMNIYIVGLNQLSDIEIDRINKPYLPLASGEYSVGTGVTIVASFSFLSFWLGWIVGSWPFFGLFSSVLCLGLLIQLTNWWYFLSNFKIYGF; encoded by the exons ATGTCATTGTCTTTCCTAGTAGTGCAGAAATCATCAGACATATCTCCTCTATTTTTTACTGGTGTGTTAGAG GCTGTGGTAGCTGCCTTGTTTATGAATATTTATATTGTTGGATTGAATCAATTGTCGGATATTGAAATAGACAGG ATAAACAAGCCATATCTTCCATTGGCATCCGGTGAATATTCTGTTGGAACTGGTGTCACAATtgttgcatcattttcatttctG AGTTTTTGGCTTGGTTGGATTGTAGGTTCATGGCCATTTTTTGGGCTCTTTTCATCAGTTTTGTGCTTGGGACTGCTTATTCAATTGAC AAATTGGTGGTATTTCCTCTCAAACTTCAAAATTTATGGATTTTGA
- the LOC107607180 gene encoding uncharacterized protein LOC107607180, whose amino-acid sequence MDTRRKPSSMAVECLEIFHGIDQTAFRMLTQVLNREVTQSLMVIAFLLSMETMGMSGILQTAIKKEGWFMNSLAEDCVICLQCLLSPEFSGFLDKSRKLETLKHTLKTELTLYQVHRMRSILLTIIPDTLSNIFSRILGNVTMDAVWLEYQRNPTRLLGFNT is encoded by the coding sequence ATGGATACTAGAAGGAAGCCCTCAAGCATGGCAGTTGAATGTTTGGAAATATTCCATGGAATCGATCAAACTGCATTCAGGATGTTGACACAGGTCCTTAACCGTGAAGTTACACAGTCCTTGATGGTCATTGCATTTCTACTTTCAATGGAGACCATGGGTATGAGCGGTATTCTACAAACTGCCATAAAAAAGGAAGGCTGGTTTATGAATAGTCTTGCCGAGGATTGTGTCATCTGTTTGCAATGCCTACTATCTCCCGAGTTCTCAGGGTTTCTGGACAAATCTAGAAAACTAGAAACCCTCAAACACACGTTGAAAACTGAGCTCACCTTATACCAAGTTCATAGGATGAGATCCATCCTCCTAACCATAATTCCCGATACCCTCTCAAATATTTTCTCTAGAATTCTAGGCAACGTAACAATGGATGCTGTGTGGTTGGAGTATCAGAGGAATCCTACAAGATTATTGGGTTTCAACACATAG